In Choloepus didactylus isolate mChoDid1 chromosome 6, mChoDid1.pri, whole genome shotgun sequence, one DNA window encodes the following:
- the MAPK8IP1 gene encoding C-Jun-amino-terminal kinase-interacting protein 1 isoform X2, with translation MAERESGGLGGGAASPPAASPFLGLHIASPPNFRLTHDISLEEFEDEDLSEITDECGISLQCKDTLSLRPPRAGLLSAGGGGGGAGSRLQAEMLQMDLIDAAGDTPGAEDDEDDDDLGRAARRPGVGPPEAESGQEPAPRGQGQGPGPGLGSGDTYRPKRPTTLNLFPQVPRSQDTLNNNSLGKKHSWQDRVSRSSSPLKTGEQTPPHEHICLSDELPPQSSPAPTKDRGTSTDSPCRRSAATQMAPPGGPPAAPQGGRGHSHRDRIHYQADVRLEATEEIYLTPVQRPPDPTEPTSAFLPPAESRMSVSSDPDPAAYSSAAGRPHPSISEEDEGFDCLSSPEQAEPPGGGGWRGSLGEPPPPPRASLSSDTSALSYDSVKYTLVVDEHAQLELVSLRPCFGDYSDESDSATVYDNCASASSPYESAIGEEYEEAPRPQPPTCLSEDSTPDEPDVHFSKKFLNVFMSGRSRSSSAESFGLFSCVINGEEQEQTHRAIFRFVPRHEDELELEVDDPLLVELQAEDYWYEAYNMRTGTRGVFPAYYAIEVTKEPEHMAALAKNSDWVDQFRVKFLGSVQVPYHKGNDVLCAAMQKIATTRRLTVHFNPPSSCVLEISVRGVKIGVKADDSQEAQENKCSHFFQLKNISFCGYHPKNNKYFGFITKHPADHRFACHVFVSEESTKALAESVGRAFQQFYKQFVEYTCPTEDIYLE, from the exons CCCCCGCGCGCCGGGCTGCTGTCTGcgggtggcggcggcggcggcgcggggaGCCGGCTGCAGGCCGAGATGCTGCAGATGGACCTGATCGACGCGGCGGGGGACACTCCCGGCGCCGAGGACGACGAGGACGACGACGACTTGGGGCGCGCTGCGCGGCGGCCGGGAGTGGGGCCGCCGGAGGCCGAGTCGGGCCAGGAGCCGGCACCCCGCGGCCAGGGCCAGGGCCCGGGCCCGGGCCTGGGCAGCGGGGACACGTACCGGCCCAAGAGGCCCACCACGCTCAACCTCTTCCCGCAGGTGCCGCGGTCTCAG GACACGCTGAATAATAATTCTCTAGGCAAGAAGCACAGTTGGCAGGATCGGGTGTCTCGATCATCCTCTCCCCTGAAGACAG GGGAGCAGACACCTCCACATGAACACATCTGCCTGAGCGATGAGCTGCCACCCCAGAGCAGCCCGGCCCCCACCAAGGATCGAGGCACCTCCACTGACAGCCCCTGCCGCCGCAGTGCCGCCACCCAGATGGCCCCTCCAGGTGGGCCCCCTGCTGCCCCACAAGGTGGCCGGGGCCACTCGCATCGAGACCGCATCCACTACCAGGCGGACGTGCGGCTAGAGGCCACCGAGGAGATCTACCTGACCCCGGTGCAGAGGCCCCCAGACCCTACAGAGCCCACCTCCGCCTTCCTCCCACCAGCTGAGAGCCGGATGTCAGTCAGCTCCGATCCAGACCCCGCTGCCTACTCCTCAGCTGCTGGGCGGCCGCACCCCTCCATAAGCGAAGAGGATGAGGGCTTTGACTGCCTGTCCTCCCCAGAGCAGGCCGAGCCGCCGGGTGGAGGGGGATGGCGGGGGAGCCTGGGGGAGCCACCGCCGCCACCTCGGGCCTCGCTGAGCTCAGACACCAGCGCTCTGTCCTACGACTCAGTCAAGTACACGCTGGTGGTGGATGAGCACGCCCAGCTGGAGCTGGTGAGCCTGCGGCCCTGCTTCGGAGACTACAGTGACGAGAGCGACTCGGCCACCGTCTATGACAACTGCGCCTCCGCCTCCTCGCCCTACGAGTCGGCCATTGGTGAGGAATATGAGGAGGCCCCCCGGCCCCAGCCCCCCACCTGCCTCTCCGAGGACTCCACGCCTGATGAGCCCGACGTCCACTTCTCCAAGAAGTTCCTGAATGTCTTCATGAGTGGCCGTTCTCGCTCCTCCA GTGCCGAGTCCTTCGGGCTGTTCTCCTGCGTCATCAACGGGGAGGAGCAGGAGCAGACCCATCGGGCCATATTCAG GTTTGTGCCTCGACATGAGGACGAGCTTGAGCTGGAGGTGGATGACCCTCTGCTGGTGGAGCTGCAGGCTGAGGACTACTGGTACGAGGCCTACAACATGCGCACAGGGACCCGCGGTGTCTTCCCCGCCTACTATGCCATCGAGGTCACCAAGGAGCCTGAGCACATGGCAG CCCTGGCCAAAAACAGCGACTGGGTGGACCAGTTCCGGGTGAAGTTCCTGGGCTCAGTCCAGGTCCCCTACCACAAAGGCAACGACGTCCTCTGTGCTGCTATGCAAAAG ATCGCCACCACCCGCCGGCTCACCGTGCACTTTAACCCGCCCTCCAGCTGCGTCCTAGAGATCAGCGTGCGGGGGGTGAAGATAGGTGTCAAGGCCGATGACTCCCAGGAGGCCCAG GAGAATAAATGTAGCCACTTTTTCCAGTTAAAAAACATCTCTTTCTGTGGATACCATCCAAAGAACAACAA GTACTTTGGGTTCATCACCAAGCACCCCGCTGACCACCGGTTCGCCTGCCACGTCTTTGTGTCCGAAGAATCCACCAAAGCCCTGGCGGAGTCCGTGGG GAGAGCATTTCAGCAGTTCTACAAGCAGTTTGTGGAGTACACCTGCCCCACAGAAGACATCTACCTGGAGTAG
- the MAPK8IP1 gene encoding C-Jun-amino-terminal kinase-interacting protein 1 isoform X3, whose translation MQLVLKMDSSPDNDSWLEDQWERWLTHDISLEEFEDEDLSEITDECGISLQCKDTLSLRPPRAGLLSAGGGGGGAGSRLQAEMLQMDLIDAAGDTPGAEDDEDDDDLGRAARRPGVGPPEAESGQEPAPRGQGQGPGPGLGSGDTYRPKRPTTLNLFPQVPRSQDTLNNNSLGKKHSWQDRVSRSSSPLKTGEQTPPHEHICLSDELPPQSSPAPTKDRGTSTDSPCRRSAATQMAPPGGPPAAPQGGRGHSHRDRIHYQADVRLEATEEIYLTPVQRPPDPTEPTSAFLPPAESRMSVSSDPDPAAYSSAAGRPHPSISEEDEGFDCLSSPEQAEPPGGGGWRGSLGEPPPPPRASLSSDTSALSYDSVKYTLVVDEHAQLELVSLRPCFGDYSDESDSATVYDNCASASSPYESAIGEEYEEAPRPQPPTCLSEDSTPDEPDVHFSKKFLNVFMSGRSRSSSAESFGLFSCVINGEEQEQTHRAIFRFVPRHEDELELEVDDPLLVELQAEDYWYEAYNMRTGTRGVFPAYYAIEVTKEPEHMAALAKNSDWVDQFRVKFLGSVQVPYHKGNDVLCAAMQKIATTRRLTVHFNPPSSCVLEISVRGVKIGVKADDSQEAQENKCSHFFQLKNISFCGYHPKNNKYFGFITKHPADHRFACHVFVSEESTKALAESVGRAFQQFYKQFVEYTCPTEDIYLE comes from the exons CCCCCGCGCGCCGGGCTGCTGTCTGcgggtggcggcggcggcggcgcggggaGCCGGCTGCAGGCCGAGATGCTGCAGATGGACCTGATCGACGCGGCGGGGGACACTCCCGGCGCCGAGGACGACGAGGACGACGACGACTTGGGGCGCGCTGCGCGGCGGCCGGGAGTGGGGCCGCCGGAGGCCGAGTCGGGCCAGGAGCCGGCACCCCGCGGCCAGGGCCAGGGCCCGGGCCCGGGCCTGGGCAGCGGGGACACGTACCGGCCCAAGAGGCCCACCACGCTCAACCTCTTCCCGCAGGTGCCGCGGTCTCAG GACACGCTGAATAATAATTCTCTAGGCAAGAAGCACAGTTGGCAGGATCGGGTGTCTCGATCATCCTCTCCCCTGAAGACAG GGGAGCAGACACCTCCACATGAACACATCTGCCTGAGCGATGAGCTGCCACCCCAGAGCAGCCCGGCCCCCACCAAGGATCGAGGCACCTCCACTGACAGCCCCTGCCGCCGCAGTGCCGCCACCCAGATGGCCCCTCCAGGTGGGCCCCCTGCTGCCCCACAAGGTGGCCGGGGCCACTCGCATCGAGACCGCATCCACTACCAGGCGGACGTGCGGCTAGAGGCCACCGAGGAGATCTACCTGACCCCGGTGCAGAGGCCCCCAGACCCTACAGAGCCCACCTCCGCCTTCCTCCCACCAGCTGAGAGCCGGATGTCAGTCAGCTCCGATCCAGACCCCGCTGCCTACTCCTCAGCTGCTGGGCGGCCGCACCCCTCCATAAGCGAAGAGGATGAGGGCTTTGACTGCCTGTCCTCCCCAGAGCAGGCCGAGCCGCCGGGTGGAGGGGGATGGCGGGGGAGCCTGGGGGAGCCACCGCCGCCACCTCGGGCCTCGCTGAGCTCAGACACCAGCGCTCTGTCCTACGACTCAGTCAAGTACACGCTGGTGGTGGATGAGCACGCCCAGCTGGAGCTGGTGAGCCTGCGGCCCTGCTTCGGAGACTACAGTGACGAGAGCGACTCGGCCACCGTCTATGACAACTGCGCCTCCGCCTCCTCGCCCTACGAGTCGGCCATTGGTGAGGAATATGAGGAGGCCCCCCGGCCCCAGCCCCCCACCTGCCTCTCCGAGGACTCCACGCCTGATGAGCCCGACGTCCACTTCTCCAAGAAGTTCCTGAATGTCTTCATGAGTGGCCGTTCTCGCTCCTCCA GTGCCGAGTCCTTCGGGCTGTTCTCCTGCGTCATCAACGGGGAGGAGCAGGAGCAGACCCATCGGGCCATATTCAG GTTTGTGCCTCGACATGAGGACGAGCTTGAGCTGGAGGTGGATGACCCTCTGCTGGTGGAGCTGCAGGCTGAGGACTACTGGTACGAGGCCTACAACATGCGCACAGGGACCCGCGGTGTCTTCCCCGCCTACTATGCCATCGAGGTCACCAAGGAGCCTGAGCACATGGCAG CCCTGGCCAAAAACAGCGACTGGGTGGACCAGTTCCGGGTGAAGTTCCTGGGCTCAGTCCAGGTCCCCTACCACAAAGGCAACGACGTCCTCTGTGCTGCTATGCAAAAG ATCGCCACCACCCGCCGGCTCACCGTGCACTTTAACCCGCCCTCCAGCTGCGTCCTAGAGATCAGCGTGCGGGGGGTGAAGATAGGTGTCAAGGCCGATGACTCCCAGGAGGCCCAG GAGAATAAATGTAGCCACTTTTTCCAGTTAAAAAACATCTCTTTCTGTGGATACCATCCAAAGAACAACAA GTACTTTGGGTTCATCACCAAGCACCCCGCTGACCACCGGTTCGCCTGCCACGTCTTTGTGTCCGAAGAATCCACCAAAGCCCTGGCGGAGTCCGTGGG GAGAGCATTTCAGCAGTTCTACAAGCAGTTTGTGGAGTACACCTGCCCCACAGAAGACATCTACCTGGAGTAG
- the MAPK8IP1 gene encoding C-Jun-amino-terminal kinase-interacting protein 1 isoform X1 — MQLVLKMDSSPDNDSWLEDQWERWLTHDISLEEFEDEDLSEITDECGISLQCKDTLSLRPPRAGLLSAGGGGGGAGSRLQAEMLQMDLIDAAGDTPGAEDDEDDDDLGRAARRPGVGPPEAESGQEPAPRGQGQGPGPGLGSGDTYRPKRPTTLNLFPQVPRSQDTLNNNSLGKKHSWQDRVSRSSSPLKTGEQTPPHEHICLSDELPPQSSPAPTKDRGTSTDSPCRRSAATQMAPPGGPPAAPQGGRGHSHRDRIHYQADVRLEATEEIYLTPVQRPPDPTEPTSAFLPPAESRMSVSSDPDPAAYSSAAGRPHPSISEEDEGFDCLSSPEQAEPPGGGGWRGSLGEPPPPPRASLSSDTSALSYDSVKYTLVVDEHAQLELVSLRPCFGDYSDESDSATVYDNCASASSPYESAIGEEYEEAPRPQPPTCLSEDSTPDEPDVHFSKKFLNVFMSGRSRSSSAESFGLFSCVINGEEQEQTHRAIFRFVPRHEDELELEVDDPLLVELQAEDYWYEAYNMRTGTRGVFPAYYAIEVTKEPEHMAALAKNSDWVDQFRVKFLGSVQVPYHKGNDVLCAAMQKIATTRRLTVHFNPPSSCVLEISVRGVKIGVKADDSQEAQVTPPSPALPPRSPQLSHQENKCSHFFQLKNISFCGYHPKNNKYFGFITKHPADHRFACHVFVSEESTKALAESVGRAFQQFYKQFVEYTCPTEDIYLE; from the exons CCCCCGCGCGCCGGGCTGCTGTCTGcgggtggcggcggcggcggcgcggggaGCCGGCTGCAGGCCGAGATGCTGCAGATGGACCTGATCGACGCGGCGGGGGACACTCCCGGCGCCGAGGACGACGAGGACGACGACGACTTGGGGCGCGCTGCGCGGCGGCCGGGAGTGGGGCCGCCGGAGGCCGAGTCGGGCCAGGAGCCGGCACCCCGCGGCCAGGGCCAGGGCCCGGGCCCGGGCCTGGGCAGCGGGGACACGTACCGGCCCAAGAGGCCCACCACGCTCAACCTCTTCCCGCAGGTGCCGCGGTCTCAG GACACGCTGAATAATAATTCTCTAGGCAAGAAGCACAGTTGGCAGGATCGGGTGTCTCGATCATCCTCTCCCCTGAAGACAG GGGAGCAGACACCTCCACATGAACACATCTGCCTGAGCGATGAGCTGCCACCCCAGAGCAGCCCGGCCCCCACCAAGGATCGAGGCACCTCCACTGACAGCCCCTGCCGCCGCAGTGCCGCCACCCAGATGGCCCCTCCAGGTGGGCCCCCTGCTGCCCCACAAGGTGGCCGGGGCCACTCGCATCGAGACCGCATCCACTACCAGGCGGACGTGCGGCTAGAGGCCACCGAGGAGATCTACCTGACCCCGGTGCAGAGGCCCCCAGACCCTACAGAGCCCACCTCCGCCTTCCTCCCACCAGCTGAGAGCCGGATGTCAGTCAGCTCCGATCCAGACCCCGCTGCCTACTCCTCAGCTGCTGGGCGGCCGCACCCCTCCATAAGCGAAGAGGATGAGGGCTTTGACTGCCTGTCCTCCCCAGAGCAGGCCGAGCCGCCGGGTGGAGGGGGATGGCGGGGGAGCCTGGGGGAGCCACCGCCGCCACCTCGGGCCTCGCTGAGCTCAGACACCAGCGCTCTGTCCTACGACTCAGTCAAGTACACGCTGGTGGTGGATGAGCACGCCCAGCTGGAGCTGGTGAGCCTGCGGCCCTGCTTCGGAGACTACAGTGACGAGAGCGACTCGGCCACCGTCTATGACAACTGCGCCTCCGCCTCCTCGCCCTACGAGTCGGCCATTGGTGAGGAATATGAGGAGGCCCCCCGGCCCCAGCCCCCCACCTGCCTCTCCGAGGACTCCACGCCTGATGAGCCCGACGTCCACTTCTCCAAGAAGTTCCTGAATGTCTTCATGAGTGGCCGTTCTCGCTCCTCCA GTGCCGAGTCCTTCGGGCTGTTCTCCTGCGTCATCAACGGGGAGGAGCAGGAGCAGACCCATCGGGCCATATTCAG GTTTGTGCCTCGACATGAGGACGAGCTTGAGCTGGAGGTGGATGACCCTCTGCTGGTGGAGCTGCAGGCTGAGGACTACTGGTACGAGGCCTACAACATGCGCACAGGGACCCGCGGTGTCTTCCCCGCCTACTATGCCATCGAGGTCACCAAGGAGCCTGAGCACATGGCAG CCCTGGCCAAAAACAGCGACTGGGTGGACCAGTTCCGGGTGAAGTTCCTGGGCTCAGTCCAGGTCCCCTACCACAAAGGCAACGACGTCCTCTGTGCTGCTATGCAAAAG ATCGCCACCACCCGCCGGCTCACCGTGCACTTTAACCCGCCCTCCAGCTGCGTCCTAGAGATCAGCGTGCGGGGGGTGAAGATAGGTGTCAAGGCCGATGACTCCCAGGAGGCCCAGGTGACGCCCCCCAGCCCGGCCCTCCCTCCCAGGAGCCCCCAGCTCTCCCACCAG GAGAATAAATGTAGCCACTTTTTCCAGTTAAAAAACATCTCTTTCTGTGGATACCATCCAAAGAACAACAA GTACTTTGGGTTCATCACCAAGCACCCCGCTGACCACCGGTTCGCCTGCCACGTCTTTGTGTCCGAAGAATCCACCAAAGCCCTGGCGGAGTCCGTGGG GAGAGCATTTCAGCAGTTCTACAAGCAGTTTGTGGAGTACACCTGCCCCACAGAAGACATCTACCTGGAGTAG